In Streptomyces erythrochromogenes, the DNA window CGGGGCCGAGCATCGGGTCGCCGTCGAGGAGCGGCTCGGGCAGCCAGTCCCCGACGGCGCGCTCGTGGCGCGCCTGAGCCGACCGGAGCCGGTCGAGGCAGAGGTTGGTGACGACCTTCGTCAGCCATGCCTCCGGTACGTCGATACGCTCCCGGTCGGCAGCCTGCCAGCGCAGGAACGCGTCCTGCACGGCGTCCTCGGCGTCGGCCGCCGAGCCGAGCAGACGGTACGCGAGCGAGGCCAGCCGGCCCCGGCCGGCCTCGAACCGATCGATAGCTGCCATGTCCATGCGGATCAGCCTATGCGGCGGCCCTCGCGCCGATCCGGTCGGGCGCGCCGGCCGCGGCGGCCAGCCGGCGCTTGCGCTTCGGCCTGCCGAAGGTCGGGTGGGCGATGCCGAAACCGGCTCCCTTGAGCACACCCGCCTTGAGCCGGGCGGCGATCCGGCCGCCCAGGTACCAGGACTTCGACCGGACGTCCCCGTCCACCATCTGGAAGATCGCGTCTCGCCGCCCCAGGCTGATGTGGTTGCCGTGGTACTTCAGCCCGATGGTCGGGACCTCGGTGCCCGTGAGCCGCGCGATGATCGCGGCGGTCGCCTGCATGGTGGTGAAGCCGGCGGAGGCGCAGGACATCGGCAGCGGCCGGCCGTTGTCGCCGATCGCGTAGGCGCAGTCACCGGCGGCGTACACATCCGGGTGCGAGACCGAGCGCATGGTGCGGTCGACGACGATCTGGCCGGTCCCCGCGACCGCCAGGCCGCCGGCGGCCGCGATGGGGTGCACCGCGAACCCGGCGGACCACACGGTCACATCGGCCGGGATGGCCGCTCCGCCGGAGGCGATCGCCCGTGTCGGCTCGACGGCTTCGATGCCGGTGTGTTCGTGGACGGTGACCCCGAGCCGGTCGAAGGCCCGGCGCAGGTGGCGGCGGGCTTTCGGGGAGAGCCAGGCGCCCAGTTCGCCGCGGGCGGCGAGCGCGACCGAGAGGTCGGGCCGGGACTCGGCCAGCTCGGTGGCGGTTTCGATGCCGGTCAGCCCCTCGCCGACGACCAGCACGGTGCCGCCCCCGTCGAGGCGGGCCAGGCGCTCGCGCAGCCTCAGCGCCGACGACAGGCCGGCCACGTCGAAGGCGTACTCGGCCACGCCCGGCACGTCGTGGCGGGCTGCGGAACTGCCGAGCGCGTAGACGAGCGTGTCGTACGCGAGCTCGCGGTCGCCGTCCTCCCCGGTCACGGCGACCGTCCTGCACGCGGGGTCGACGCCCGTGACCCGCGCCAGGCACAGCCGGACCCCGGTGCCCGCGAACACATCGGCGAGCCCGCGCACCGCGAGGTCCTGACCGGTCGCGAGCTGGTGCAGCCGCATCCGCTCGACGAAGTCGGGCACGGCGTTGACGACGGTGATCTCGACGTCGGCGGAGGAGAGCCTGCGGGCCAGGCTCCCGGCGGCGAAGGCCCCGGCGTATCCGGCGCCGAGTACGACGATGCGGTGCTTCATGGCGTTGCTCCTGTCTCGTTCGCGTGCCCCTTGAACGGGACGCCGCCCCGATTGCTGACAGGAACGGGATGTGACGTGGCTCACGGGATCAGGGATCTGGCCTGCGCGGACCGTCGGCCTCAGTCGCCCTTCCCCCCGGGGCCGATGAGTGAGGCGACGAGGAGGCCTGCGAGTGCCGCCCAGAGCGCGGCGGTGGGACCGGCCGTGGCCCATCCGAAGGCGCCGAGCACCAGGGCCGCGCCGGCTGCGACCGC includes these proteins:
- a CDS encoding NAD(P)/FAD-dependent oxidoreductase, which produces MKHRIVVLGAGYAGAFAAGSLARRLSSADVEITVVNAVPDFVERMRLHQLATGQDLAVRGLADVFAGTGVRLCLARVTGVDPACRTVAVTGEDGDRELAYDTLVYALGSSAARHDVPGVAEYAFDVAGLSSALRLRERLARLDGGGTVLVVGEGLTGIETATELAESRPDLSVALAARGELGAWLSPKARRHLRRAFDRLGVTVHEHTGIEAVEPTRAIASGGAAIPADVTVWSAGFAVHPIAAAGGLAVAGTGQIVVDRTMRSVSHPDVYAAGDCAYAIGDNGRPLPMSCASAGFTTMQATAAIIARLTGTEVPTIGLKYHGNHISLGRRDAIFQMVDGDVRSKSWYLGGRIAARLKAGVLKGAGFGIAHPTFGRPKRKRRLAAAAGAPDRIGARAAA